The proteins below are encoded in one region of Telopea speciosissima isolate NSW1024214 ecotype Mountain lineage chromosome 10, Tspe_v1, whole genome shotgun sequence:
- the LOC122643953 gene encoding glucose-6-phosphate/phosphate translocator 1, chloroplastic-like: MICSVKQSTAALGVPDLLRLRPKASGLRPQYCLLPSMPAPKGSNSIFSARKPLYVSSVEAFGSSEAVSPRKPIFECKAAEADQSQPLDANVELPDKKAATGPNLKIGFYFATWWALNVVFNIYNKKVLNAYPFPWLTSTLSLAAGSLIMLVSWVLRIAEAPKTDLDFWKSLFPVAVAHTIGHVAATVSMSKVAVSFTHIIKSGEPAFSVLVSRFLLGESFPVPVYLSLVPIIGGCALAAVTELNFNMIGFMGAMISNLAFVFRNIFSKKGMKGNSVSGMNYYACLSILSLVLLIPFAIAVEGPQLWASGWETSLAQIGPQLIWWLVAQSVFYHLYNQVSYMSLDEISPLTFSVGNTMKRISVIVSSIIIFRTPIQPVNALGAAIAVFGTFLYSQAK; this comes from the exons ATGATCTGCTCAGTCAAGCAATCAACTGCTGCCCTTGGCGTTCCCGATCTCTTACGGCTACGGCCCAAGGCATCAGGACTGCGTCCGCAATACTGTTTGCTTCCATCTATGCCAGCGCCAAAAGGCTCCAACTCCATCTTCTCTGCTCGGAAACCCCTGTATGTTTCATCCGTCGAAGCTTTTGGATCTTCAGAGGCTGTCAGCCCTCGCAAGCCTATTTTCGAATGCAAAGCCGCTGAAGCTGATCAATCACAACCACTGGATGCCAATGTCGAACTACCTGACAAAAAGGCAGCCACTGGTCCGAATCTGAAAATCGGTTTCTATTTTGCGACTTGGTGGGCTTTGAACGTTGTCTTCAACATATACAACAAGAAGGTCCTCAACGCGTATCCGTTCCCCTGGCTCACCTCCACACTGTCTCTCGCAGCGGGATCGCTGATTATGTTGGTATCCTGGGTTTTGCGGATTGCTGAAGCCCCTAAAACTGACTTGGACTTCTGGAAATCTCTCTTTCCG GTTGCGGTGGCACATACCATCGGACATGTAGCTGCGACTGTGAGCATGTCGAAGGTTGCGGTTTCGTTCACTCACATCATCAAGAGTGGTGAACCTGCTTTCAGCGTCTTGGTTTCGAGGTTTCTCTTGGGTGAATCTTTTCCCGTGCCGGTGTATCTGTCGCTTGTGCCAATTATTGGTGGTTGCGCTCTTGCCGCTGTCACAGAGCTTAATTTCAACATGATAG ggtttatgggggCTATGATATCAAATCTGGCGTTCGTGTTTCGAAACATTTTCTCGAAGAAAGGGATGAAGGGAAACTCAGTCAGTGGCATGAACTACTACGCTTGTCTGTCCATTTTGTCTCTGGTGCTTCTCATACCCTTCGCGATTGCAGTGGAGGGTCCGCAACTGTGGGCATCGGGCTGGGAAACATCTCTCGCACAGATTGGACCCCAGTTGATTTG GTGGTTGGTGGCACAAAGTGTGTTCTATCACTTGTACAATCAGGTTTCATACATGTCCCTGGATGAGATCTCACCCTTGACGTTTAGCGTTGGAAACACGATGAAGCGAATTTCTGTCATTGTCTCCTCCATCATCATCTTCCGGACACCTATCCAACCCGTCAATGCTCTTGGAGCTGCCATTGCAGTCTTCGGAACCTTCCTTTATTCCCAG GCTAAATAG